A single genomic interval of Gossypium raimondii isolate GPD5lz chromosome 11, ASM2569854v1, whole genome shotgun sequence harbors:
- the LOC105803146 gene encoding uncharacterized protein LOC105803146 has translation MKFKQGNLVEVLRREHDPYGSWFTGNIISADGDNYIVRYKLLVDHEEKRVAEKVRGMDVRPLPPSVNGKRWAVGDIAEVFDTQCWRVAKVAKVLNNSSRFVIKFFGSIQLKEFHASSLRIRQAWHDNKWIVIGKVAENFTPKTPYRAGGLRFRTSLHFNTTMQSKARYKEGEHNNGEAHNITKWLSMRAKSKGSAHQYEEYNMDPLFGRTFKKRKPSLYSRGCDGKRTLPSYKQVDISCSHVAVDENFIKQSTNRNSRMEGKIPRCLYDSSTPVWSTEDNDQCSVASCSFNGDCVIPFSHKLMDNTPNNSDAESAFPSLCGKRDLPLPPVNKVYYIHELELRAYKSTMEALFASGPLSWEQETLLTNLRLSLKISDEEHLLQLRHLLSAQVL, from the exons ATGAAGTTCAAACAAGGGAACTTGGTGGAGGTGTTAAGAAGAGAACATGATCCATACGGCTCCTGGTTTACTGGTAATATAATTTCAGCAGATGGTGACAACTATATTGTTAGGTACAAACTGCTCGTGGACCACGAAGAAAAACGAGTCGCAGAGAAGGTGCGAGGGATGGATGTTAGACCCCTGCCTCCAAGTGTAAATGGTAAGCGTTGGGCAGTTGGGGATATAGCTGAGGTGTTTGATACTCAGTGTTGGAGGGTTGCAAAGGTCGCAAAAGTGTTAAACAACAGCAGCCGATTTGTCATTAAGTTCTTTGGGTCCATACAACTTAAGGAATTTCATGCATCAAGTTTAAGGATTAGGCAGGCTTGGCATGACAACAAGTGGATAGTAATAGGGAAG GTTGCTGAGAATTTTACACCAAAAACTCCATACCGAGCTGGTGGCTTGCGTTTTAGGACATCATTGCATTTTAACACAACCATGCAATCTAAAGCAAGATATAAAGAGGGAGAACATAACAACGGTGAGGCTCATAATATCACCAAGTGGCTGTCTATGAGAGCAAAGAGTAAAGGCTCTGCCCATCAATATGAAGAATACAATATGGACCCCCTCTTTGGCAGAACCTTCAAGAAAAGGAAACCATCTCTATATTCTAGAGGCTGTGATGGAAAGAGAACTCTTCCTTCGTATAAGCAGGTAGATATTTCTTGCTCACATGTAGCGGTTGATGAAAACTTCATTAAGCAATCAACTAACAGGAATAGCAGAATGGAAGGCAAAATTCCTCGCTGTTTATATGATTCTTCTACGCCTGTTTGGTCTACTGAAGATAATGATCAATGCTCCGTTGCTAGCTGTAGTTTTAACGGTGACTGTGTCATCCCATTCTCTCATAAATTGATGGACAACACACCGAATAATTCCGATGCTGAGTCAGCTTTCCCTTCTTTGTGTGGCAAAAGAGACTTGCCCTTGCCTCCTGTGAACAAAGTATACTATATCCATGAACTAGAGCTTCGTGCTTACAAGTCAACAATGGAGGCATTGTTTGCTTCAGGTCCTTTATCTTGGGAGCAGGAAACCCTGTTAACAAATCTCCGCCTCAGCCTTAAGATTTCAGATGAGGAACACCTACTCCAGCTGAGACACCTTTTGTCTGCTCAAGTTCTTTGA
- the LOC105803147 gene encoding guanine nucleotide-binding protein subunit gamma 2, which translates to MESETASSADEQQLSGSAADTRGKHRILAELKRVEQESKFLEEEMEELERTDNVSTLSEELLLIMETRPDPLLPLTNGPINPSWDRWFEGPQDAKGCRCQIL; encoded by the exons ATGGAGTCGGAAACGGCGTCGTCGGCGGATGAACAGCAACTGTCCGGTTCTGCAGCTGATACCAGAGGCAAGCATCGGATTCTTGCTGAACTTAAGCGTGTCGAACAAGAATCCAAGTTCCTCGAG GAAGAGATGGAAGAGCTTGAGAGAACTGACAATGTATCAACATTGTCTGAGGA GTTGCTGCTTATCATGGAGACAAGACCTGATCCACTACTCCCATT AACAAATGGTCCTATAAACCCATCTTGGGATAGATGGTTTGAAGGGCCCCAAGACGCCAAAGGTTGCAGATGCCAGATTCTCTGA
- the LOC128031948 gene encoding ammonium transporter 2 member 5-like → MSLPSNLNPDEASPPWLNKGDNSWQLTAATLVGLQSVPGLVILYGSIVKKKWAVNSAFMALYAFAAVLVCWVGWGYRMSFGDKFIHFLGMPNVSLDAQYLIEQAFLGYLPNATMIYFQFVFAAITLILVAGALLGRMNFLAWMLFVPLWLTFSYTITAYSIWCPEGWLSKKGIIDYSGGYVIHLSSGVAGFTAAYWVGPRTTKDKERFPPNNILLMLAGAGLLWMGWTGFNGGDPYTVSTDASLAVLNTHVCTATSLLTWLMLDIIFFGKPSVIGATQGMITGLVCITPAAGVVQGWAAILMGMMSGSIPWYTMMVLHKKIGLLKQVDDTMAVFHTHAVAGSLGGILTGLFAVPKLNRLFYLVDNWQHYIGFFYGLHTGHTEAGFKQLGIQLLGIVFVVLLNIFTTSVICLLIRLIIPLRLAEDELQTGDDAIHGEEAYALWGDGEKYESKLNSIYEEFPPPSKGGEVQMNQMA, encoded by the exons ATGTCTCTGCCGTCTAACTTGAACCCTGATGAGGCTAGTCCACCCTGGCTGAACAAAGGTGATAATTCTTGGCAGCTAACTGCAGCTACCCTGGTGGGTCTCCAAAGTGTGCCGGGTCTCGTAATCCTATACGGTAGCATAGTGAAAAAGAAATGGGCTGTGAACTCAGCCTTCATGGCACTTTACGCCTTTGCAGCGGTTCTTGTATGTTGGGTTGGGTGGGGTTACCGGATGTCATTTGGGGACAAGTTCATTCATTTCCTAGGAATGCCCAATGTTTCCTTGGACGCTCAGTACCTCATCGAGCAGGCTTTTCTTGGATATTTGCCAAATGCAACCATGATCTACTTCCAGTTTGTGTTTGCAGCTATCACTTTGATTCTGGTGGCTGGGGCATTGCTTGGAAGGATGAATTTCCTTGCATGGATGTTGTTTGTGCCACTTTGGTTGACATTTTCCTACACTATAACTGCCTACAGTATCTGGTGCCCTGAAGGGTGGCTATCTAAGAAAGGCATTATCGATTACTCTGGAGGATATGTTATTCATTTGTCTTCTGGTGTAGCTGGTTTCACTGCAGCTTACTGG GTTGGACCAAGAACCACCAAGGACAAGGAGAGGTTCCCACCAAACAATATCCTGCTGATGCTGGCAGGGGCAGGACTACTTTGGATGGGATGGACTGGTTTCAACGGTGGTGATCCCTACACAGTCAGCACCGATGCATCGTTAGCCGTCCTAAACACCCACGTCTGCACTGCCACAAGCTTATTGACATGGCTCATGCTTGACATTATTTTCTTTGGAAAGCCATCAGTGATTGGAGCCACACAGGGAATGATCACTGGCTTAGTTTGCATCACCCCTGCAGCAG GAGTGGTGCAAGGTTGGGCAGCAATATTGATGGGGATGATGTCTGGTAGCATCCCATGGTACACCATGATGGTCCTCCACAAGAAGATAGGGCTCCTCAAGCAAGTCGATGACACCATGGCGGTGTTCCACACGCATGCCGTAGCAGGTAGCCTAGGAGGCATCCTGACTGGCCTGTTTGCGGTGCCTAAGCTCAACCGACTTTTCTACTTGGTAGATAACTGGCAACACTACATTGGTTTTTTCTACGGACTCCATACAGGTCACACCGAAGCCGGGTTCAAGCAACTCGGTATTCAATTGCTAGGAATCGTATTCGTAGTGCTCCTCAACATATTCACCACTAGCGTGATATGTCTGTTGATCAGGCTGATCATTCCACTGAGATTAGCTGAGGACGAATTGCAAACCGGGGATGACGCAATCCATGGAGAGGAAGCTTATGCACTGTGGGGTGATGGGGAGAAATATGAATCTAAGCTGAATTCGATTTATGAAGAATTCCCACCACCATCAAAAGGTGGTGAGgttcaaatgaatcaaatggCTTGA